The stretch of DNA CAAGCCGACCACGCCCACCACGGCGGCGCTGGACACCAGCGATACCGGCGTCTACGCGCTGGACCGCCTGACCTTCTCGCCGCAGTGGCAAGTCATCGGCGGCGTGCGGAAGGTCAATTACAAGAGTGATCAAGGTGTAAACCACTACACGGCTGACAAAAACACGCCGATGGCGGCGGTAATCTACCGTCCGTTGGCCGACCTGTCGTTCTATGCATCGGCCGCGCAAGGTCTGGAGGAAGGCGAGCCGGCGCCGACCGGCACCGTCAACCAGAATGAACGCATGGCCCCTGGCGTCAGCAAGCAGAAGGAACTGGGCGTGCGCTGGCGCACGCCGGGCGGCACGCTGCTGTCGGCGGCGCTGTTCGATATCAACCGTCCTGGCTATTACACCAATACCGCCAACGTATTTGTGGCCGATGGCGAACAGCACTATCGCGGCGTGGAGCTGTCCACGCAGGGGCAGTTGGCGCGCAACCTGGCGTGGCAAACGTCGGCGCAGTTGCTGAATCCCGAGTTCCGCAAGATCAGCGACGCCTACAACGGCAAGCTGCCCGAGAACGCTTCCAAGCAAACCGGCAGCGCCTTCCTGTCTTATGCGCTGGACGACTATCTGCCGGGCTTCTCACTGAACACCGGCGCGTATTACACCGGCCGTCGTCCGGTCAACGATCTGGATCAGGCCTTCCTCGGCGGCGTGACGCTGTTCACGGCCGGCGGCCGCTACATCACGCAAACGCTGGGCAAGCGTACCACCTGGCAGATCAACGTCGAGAATCTGGGCGCCAAGCAGTACTGGGCAGCGGCCGGCACCCGTCTGGCAGCCGGCGCGCCGCGCACCGTCAAGCTGACCATGAAGGTAGACCTTTGAGCGCGCGCCGCACCTTGATGGCACTGATGCTGGCGGGCGGCCTGACGCTGGCCTGCAACGCCAGCGCGCAGCAGCCGGCGACACCGGTAGCCGCGTCCCTGGTGTCGAAGCCAGCACCCTTCCCCGGCAAGAAAATCATGCTGGTGGTTCGCGTCGAGGGCAAGAGTTTGCCGTTTGACGAGAAAATCAAAGCGCATCTGGAAGCGCGCGGCTACAAGGTCACGCTGCAGAGCCAGTATGCGCCGGTGCAGCAGGCACAAGGAGCGGATTTGGTGATTCTGTCAGCCACCATCCGCAGCCGCGACCTGCTGGGCGCTTACCGCGACATCAAGGCACCGCTGATGACCTGGGAAATGGACCTCCTGGACGACCTGTCCATGACCGGCAAGCGCGCCGGCACCGATTACGGCACAGTAGAAAAATCACGTTACGTCTGGCTGGTCAACGCGCCGCACCCGATGGCGGCGGGACTGCCGGCTGGCGTGATCGACATCTACCAGAAGCAGGCCACGATGAGCTGGGGCAAGCCGGGCCTCGGCGCGACCACCATCGCGACCATCTATGGCGAACCTGAGAAGGCGGCCATCTTCGGCTACGAGCGCGGCGCCACCATGGACTACGAAAGCCTGGCGCCCGCACGCCGCGTGATGTTTTTCTTGGATAACGAGACGTTTACCAATCTGTCGCCCGCTGGCGGCCAGTTGTTTGACGCCGCCGTCGACTGGGCACTGGCCGCACCGCAAGGAGCCAAATAATGGCGTCATCATGCCGCTTTCGTTCGCATCTTCGCCTGCTGCTCGGCGGCCTTCTGGCAGCCAGCACGGCCAGCGCGTCGGCTGCCGGCGCCAGCCGTTCGCTGGACGCCACCCTGCCCACTTATCAGCCGCAGCGCGTCAGCATCTCACCAGACGCCAGCTACCTGGCGGCCGACGGCGCGGTGCACCTCTCCGGCGCCGAGCACGTCCAATACATTGTCGAACGCTTCAACACGCTGTTCACCAGCAGCCATCCCGACATCCGCTTTGCGGTGGACGGCAAAGGCACCACCAGCGCCGTGCCACTGCTCATGCACGGGAAGACCCTGTTCGGCGCCATGGGCCGTGCCATCAACCCGATCGAAGCGGTCCCGTACCGCAAGATTGTGGGCGCCGACGCGCTGGAAATCCGAATCGCCCGCACCAGCAGCGACACCAGCGGCCATCTGGCGACCACACTGGCGGTGTACGTCAACCGCAGCAATCCGCTGACGCAAATCAGCGCAGAAAACGTCGCCCGCATCCTTTCCATCAGCAACCCGAACGGCGACTATTCAGCCTGGGGCCAGCTCGGCCTGAAAGGTGAATGGACGCAACGCGCGATCCACCCATACGGCACGTCGGAATACACCGGCTTTGGCGACTACTTGCAGCAGACACACCTGCACGGCCGCCAGCTCGCACCGCTGCACGAGCAACTGGGCAACACCGAAGCCATCCTCAAGCGCATCGGCAGCGACCTGGCCGGCATCGGTATCGCGGCCATCGGCATGGAGAACCCGCAGGTCAGGCAACTGGCTATCCTCAACGAAGCACGCCAGCTAACCACCGGCACCCCGGCCGAAGTTTCCGATGGCAGCTATCCATATGGCCGCTGGCTGTATTTCTACGTGCGCCGGCTGCCCGGCAAACCGGTCGACCCACTCGTGCGGGAGTATCTGCGGCTGGTGCTGTCGCTCCATGGCCAGCAGATCATCGCCGACCAGCCAGACGGCTACATCCCGCTGACCGCCGCCCAAGCAGCGGCTGAACTATCGAAACTGGATTAATCGCCATGCCCAAACAATTAACCAGCCGCATGCTGCTGGCCGCTGGCGTACTGCTATGCGCCGGCCATTCCGGCGCCGCCACGTCCGCCCCGGCGCCGGACGCCAGCGCAGCGCCGTACGTGCCTCAGGCCGTGACAGTCACCGCCAGCCAGCCGTATGTGCTGCGCGATGGTAGCGTCGCCATCGTCGGCAACGACGGGCTGGAAGACGTCATCCAGTCGCTGAACGCGCTGTTCACCAAAACACACCCTGCTGTGCGATTCAGCCTGCGCATGGAGGGCTCGTCGGCCGGCATGCCGGCGCTGACTGCCGGCGCCTCCGCTTTCGCGCCACTGACGCGCGATATGTGGCCCGGCGACCGCAGCGCTTTCCGCCAGGTTTTCGGCTACGACGCAACGCCGATCCGTATCGGCTACAACGGCCACGGCCCGCGCCCCCCCCGAACAAGACGCCGCCGGCCGCCTACGTGAATCTGAACAATCCACTGCCCGGCCTTAGCATCCAGCAGTTTGCGCAGATCTTTACTGCCGGCGCACAGCAAGGCGACCTCAACACTTGGTCACAACTTGGCCTCAATGGCGAATACGCGCAACGCCGTATCCACGCTTATGGGCTGCGCGACGACGGCGGCTTTGCCACCGGGATGCGCGTTGCGCGCTTCGGCGGCAGGCCGTTCGCCATCAAATACGAAGCCTTGCCAACCCGGGAAGCCGTGTTGCGCGCCGTGGCAGCCGATCCGTTTGGCATCGGTTTGCTGGGCTGGGTGGACGCCGCCAAGACCACCAGCCAAGTGCGCGTGCTGCCGCTGGCCACCAACAACGGCGGCGACTATCACACGCCGGCCTATGATGAGGTGCGGCGCGGACAATATCCGCTGTCGGCCGCAGTCCAGTTCTATGTGAACCGCGCGCCGGGCAAAGCCGCTCGATCCGTTGGTGCGCGAGTATCTGCGACTCGCTCTGTCGCGCGAAGGACAGGATATCCTGGCGCGCCAATACGCCTCGGAAGAAGGCTATGTACCACTTAGCCCGGGCGACCTGGCACAGGAACTGGCCAAGCTCGAAGCGATGCAGTAGCGGCCGCGCCAGCATAACTGATCCTGCACAGGTCGCACTGGCCGAGTGCACCGCCTTCGGTCGAGCCGCAACAGCGCGCCCGAGCGGTACCGTGCCAGCCGCTGATCTTTCGCTTCCACCGACTAAGACGGTTTAAATCGCTGGCTGCAAATAAAAGGCCGTTGATGACTTAAACCAAATCATCGACTGCCTTCTATTTTTTCTTACAAATCAATTAGTTATAGCGAGCTCTTCACTCCCACTCAATGGTCGCAGGTGGCTTGCCGGAAATGTCATAAACAACACGGTTGATACCGCGCACTTCATTAATGATGCGGTTGCTTACCTTCCCCAAGAGCGAGTGCGGCAGGTGTGCCCAGTGCGCCGTCATGAAGTCTTGCGTCTGCACGGCGCGCAACGCCACCACGTATTCATAGGTGCGGCCATCGCCCATCACGCCCACCGATTTGACCGGCAGGAACACGGCGAACGCTTGCGAGGTGGCGTCGTACCAGTTCTTCGGCACGGCATCCTGGTCGAAGCCCGGCACGATGGTCGCTTCGTACGGGGTGTTGCGCAGTTCTTCGATGAAGATGGCGTCGGCCTGGCGCAGCAGGTCGGCGTATTCCTTCTTCACTTCACCCAGGATGCGCACGCCCAGGCCCGGACCTGGGAATGGATGACGGTAGACCATGTCATGCGGCAGGCCCAACGCGACGCCCAGCTTGCGCACTTCGTCCTTGAACAGTTCGCGCAGCGGTTCCAGCAGCGACAGTTTCATGTGCTCCGGCAGGCCGCCGACGTTGTGGTGCGACTTGATGGTCTGGCCCTTCTTGCCCTTGCCGGCCGACTCGATCACGTCCGGGTAGATGGTGCCCTGCGCCAGCCATTTGGCGTTGACCAGCTTGCCCGATTCCTTGTCGAACACTTCGACGAATTCGCGGCCGATGATCTTGCGCTTCTGCTCCGGGTCGCTGACGCCGGCCAGGTGGCCCATGAACTGATCTTCCGCATCGACGCGGATGACTTTGACGCCCAGGTTGTTGGCGAACATGTCCATGACCATCTTGCCTTCGTTCAGGCGCAGCAGGCCGTGGTCGACGAACACGCAGGTCAGCTGGTCGCCGATGGCGCGGTGGATCAGCGCCGCCGCCACCGACGAATCGACGCCGCCCGACAGGCCCAGGATCACCTCATCGGTGCCGACTTGCGCGCGGATTTTCTCGACGGCTTCCGAGATGTAGTCCGGCATGTTCCAGTCCGATTTGCAGCCGCAGATTTCATGCACGAAGCGGCTCAGCATGACCTTGCCCTGCTCGGTGTGGGTCACTTCCGGGTGCCACTGCACGCCGTAGAAGCTTTTCTCTTCGTTGGCCATGGCGGCGATCGGGCACGACGGCGTGTCGCCCATCAGCACGAAGCCTGGCGGCATGTCCAGCACCTTGTCGCCGTGGCTCATCCAGACCTTTTGCATGCCATGGCCTTCTTCGGTGACGAAGTCGACGATACCGTCCAGCAGACGGGTGTGGTTGCGCGCGCGCACTTCGGCGTAACCGAATTCGCGCACTTTGCCGTTCTCTACCTTGCCGCCCAGTTGGGCCGCCATGGTTTGCATGCCGTAGCAGATGCCCAGTACCGGCACGCCCAGGTCGAACACGGCGTCCGGCGCGCGTGGCGCATCGCCTTCCAGCGTCGAGCTGTGGCTGCCCGACAGGATCACGCCGGCGGCGCCGTAGTTGCGCACGAATTCGTCGCTGACGTCATACGGATACACTTCCGAGAACACGCCGGCATCGCGCACGCGGCGCGCGATCAGCTGGGTCACTTGGGAACCGAAATCGAGAATGAGGATTTTAGAGTGCATGGAGTTTGAACCAGGTTGAATATAGAAAAACGCCGGCGTCGGCCGGCGTTTGCAAGGTCTTAGTCGCCCGAACGGTAGTTCGGCGCTTCCTTGGTGATCTGCACATCGTGCACATGCGACTCGCGCATGCCGGCCGACGTAATCTCGACGAACTCGGCTTTGTTGCGCAGTTCATCGATGGTGGCGCAGCCGCAGTAACCCATCGACTGACGCACGCCGCCTACCAGCTGGAAGATGATCGCCAGCACCGAGCCTTTGTAGGCCACGCGGCCTTCGATACCTTCCGGCACAAACTTGTCGGCCTTCATGGTGGCGTCCTGGAAGTAGCGGTCGGCCGAACCATCCGACATCGCGCCCAGCGAACCCATACCGCGGTACGATTTGTACGAACGGCCCTGATACAGGATCACTTCGCCTGGCGCCTCTTCGGTACCGGCAAACATCGAGCCCATCATCACGGTCGAGGCGCCGGCTGCCAGCGCTTTCGAGATATCGCCCGAGAAGCGGATGCCGCCGTCGGCGATACATGGCACGCCGGTGCCTTCCAGCGCTTCAGCAACGTTGGAGATGGCAGTGATTTGCGGCACGCCCACGCCAGCAACGATACGGGTGGTGCAGATCGAGCCTGGGCCGATGCCGACCTTGACCGCATCGGCGCCGTATTCCACCAGTGCTTTGGCAGCAGCGGCGGTGGCGATGTTGCCGCCGATGACGTCCACGTGCGGGTACTTGGTCTTGATCCACTTCACACGGTCGAGGATGCCTTGCGAGTGACCGTGGGCGGTGTCGACCACCAGCACGTCCACGCCGGCGGCGACCAGCAGGTCGATGCGCTCTTCATCCTTGGCGCCGACGCCGACCGCGGCGCCGACCAGCAGCTTGCCCTGCGAGTCTTTCGACGCCAGCGGGTGCTCGTGCGATTTCTGGATATCCTTGACGGTGATCAAGCCGCGCAGCTCGAACGCGTCGTTGACCACCAGCACGCGCTCCAGGCGGTGCTTGTTCATCAGGCGCTTGGCTTCGGTGGTATCGGCGTCTTCCTTGACGTACACCAGCTTGTCGCGTGGCGTCATCTTGGCGCGCGCTTCGGCGTCCAGCTCTTGCTCGAAACGCAGGTCGCGGTTGGTGATGATGCCGACCACTTCCTTGCCTTCAACCACAGGGAAGCCGGAAATGCCATATTGCTCGGTCAGCTTGATGACGTCGCGAATCTTCATGGTCGGCGGGATGGTGATCGGATCACGCAGCACGCCGGCCTCGAAGCGCTTGACGCGCGCCACTTCACGGGCCTGATCTTTCGGATTCAGGTTCTTGTGAATGATACCGATACCGCCCTCTTGCGCCATGGCGATCGCCAGACGCGCTTCGGTGACCGTGTCCATCGCTGCCGACAGCAGGGGGATGTTCAGGGTGATATTGCGGGTCAGACGGGTTTTGAGGGACGTATCCGCAGGCAGGACGTTGGAGTACGCTGGGACGAGCAGCACGTCATCGAATGTGAGTGCTTTTTGAAGTAGACGCATAGCATTTCCTATAGGCGCAAAGCGGCATTATACAGGAACCGGGATTAATTGTCTGCAACTTGCACACGCAACGCCCCACATCGGAGAATCGCACGCATACATCGAGAAATATCTGTGGAAAAGTCTGCGGCAGGCTGCCTTTCGTCGCTGCTGGCGTTGCTCATTGCCCCGGCCGGATTGATGCCACGCGTGCTGGCGCTTTGCAGACCCCGGACAGCTTCCCCGGTCAAGCCGAATGGTATCGAGTGCACCCGCGTCAACAAAAAGGCCGCCCTAAGGCGGTAATGCCGTTCAGTTGAGCTGAAATTTCACATCGCCATTCCCACGACAGCGGGATCCATCGCACGTCTGCCAGACAAACGCGGTATGGGTTCCCGCTTTCGCGGAAACGACGTCGCTTAACTGTACGAGATTAGCCTTTAGGCGGCCTGTCGACGTGCGGTAGCTTATGAACGCTGGCGCCGGCGAGCTATTGCACCAACCAGACCCAGGCCGACCAACAACATGGCGTACGGTTCTGGCTCGGGTACAGCCGAGATATTCAGCACCACCTTGGTGTTTGAATTAAAAGAAAGGCTTTGCCAATTGATTGCAAGGACATTGCCGAAGACGGAAAAGTTGCTCACGCCGAAACCAACCATATTCGTGCTGCCATCAAGGGTGTAGCTGGAAAAGTTCTTGGTGAAATTCGTCAGGATCAAACCGTTGAAAACGGCCGGGCTCCAGAAAGTATCGGGCGTAAAGTGATCCGCGATGATTTGCGTATCAGTGATTCGCAGTTGAAAGTTACCTTGAGGATCCGTGAAGACATCGGATGTCCCTACCACTATGGTGCCGAAATCATTGTAGTGAGACGCGGTGTCCGGATAGTAGTAGGTAGCGTTAATTGTGTCGCCGTTAGCCCCGGCAAACGCAGAGTTCATCCAGAATCCAGCAACTAAGATGGACACTGCGGCCGTACGTAATACTTTTAAGAAATTCATGATCACCCCTATTGGTTAAATTTATTGAATATGCGTCGGATCCCCTGCGACGCGCAATCAAGATATCACCTTGGCAATTTGAATTCAATATTCATAACTTTTTTATTGCATTCCACAGCATTCCCGGCCGAGACAGTGTCGATCGAACAACGATCTGAGTACATTGGCTGCTGTTCGCCGTCACCGCACCACCGACACGCCGGCGTCACGAAATTCCTGCGGGACGCTGTCGCACGGACCATGCCGAAACAGGCGGTACGTGAACCTAAGACTCACCGTACCTTCGCCGGCTAGCCTTCCATTTTAATAGTAAATAGCTATCATGCATTACAACAAAATGCGTAATAATATTTACAATATAATTTAGAGGCCCGCTATGCCCCAAGTTATCCAGGAAACGTACAGAGGATGGGAGGTCACCATTCGATGCAGCCATATCGCAAGCAAGGTCGCGCACCCGTCGCGCTACACCGCTATTGCTGAAGCTGAACTGCTGCCAGGAGAGAATCCGGGCGACTGGGTCGACTCCAGAATGCAGGTATTGAGCACGGGGGGACGAAGTTTCCCAACCGGCGATGGATGCATCAGCATCCTGCTCGACGAGACGAAGCAACTGATTGATGCATTGCGTCGCTAACTAGACCAGCTTCTTTTATTCTATCGACGGCGCGGCATTTTGGCCTTGTCAGGCGCAACGCGCGGCGACGCCGATCCACGTGTCAGCCGATGGTGAACGGCTCGCCCTCGTCTTCGGTGTAACGCACCGGGCCAAGTTTGTTCTTCGAAATCAGCTCGCTTAGCGTCGACGACGCATCGTGCGCGATCTTTTCATGCGCGAAGATCCATTCCACGATCTGCTCTTCGCGCACGCGGGAGGCGCTGGAAAATTCGAGGGGTTCCGTCTTGTTCTGGTACCAAACGTTGTAAAAGGGCATGCCAATCTCCTGCAGTAATGTGTCCGGTCATTCTATTCAGGTGACGCCTCGCCAGTCTACTGCCTAAAGGTAAAGGCTGTGGCCGTACACACATTGGGGCAAAAAAAAGCCGCCCTCAGGCGGCTCGTCTGGTGCGCGCTTACTTAGCCGCGGCGCTGGCGGCGACGTGCCACATAGCCCATCATGCCGATGCCCATCAACATCATGACGTAGGTCTGCTCTTCCGGCACGGACGACACCAGCGCCAGTGCGTAAGAACCTTTGGTGTTGCTACCCGATACCAAGCCCTTGACCTCGATATGATACGGGCCAGCCGCAGTCAACGGCAGATCGTAAGACGTGCCGTCGCCTGAGTAGGAGACGATCGCCGCGCCGGACGAACCCGACACGCCGCCATACACGGTGTACACCAGACTGGCGATATTGGTCACCTGCGTGCCGTGCAGGGTCAGGTACAACGGATTGGCCGACGAACTCAGGTACGGGTAAGGTACGGTGAAGTCGATGGTGTCGGTGAACGAGCCCGAGGTGTGATTGAAAATTTCGGACCAGGGATTGAGTGGATCAGTCGGTATTACCCCCGCATTCACCTGAATGTCGTTGGCCGAGGCGACGCCTGCGGACAGCGCAAACAGAATCGATGCGAATATCATTTTTGCTTTCATGAATGCTTCCCCTTTAGATTAAGGACCAGCAGTTCCGCTGGCAGGACAATCTCTTGGCAGAGATGGTTCATCTTAGCCATCCTCTTCAATAAGGTGTTGGTCACATTATCGTAATTATAATTAATTTGAAAATAAACAACAGAATTTAACAATTTCTTTGATTTGCAACAATCTT from Duganella dendranthematis encodes:
- the guaA gene encoding glutamine-hydrolyzing GMP synthase: MHSKILILDFGSQVTQLIARRVRDAGVFSEVYPYDVSDEFVRNYGAAGVILSGSHSSTLEGDAPRAPDAVFDLGVPVLGICYGMQTMAAQLGGKVENGKVREFGYAEVRARNHTRLLDGIVDFVTEEGHGMQKVWMSHGDKVLDMPPGFVLMGDTPSCPIAAMANEEKSFYGVQWHPEVTHTEQGKVMLSRFVHEICGCKSDWNMPDYISEAVEKIRAQVGTDEVILGLSGGVDSSVAAALIHRAIGDQLTCVFVDHGLLRLNEGKMVMDMFANNLGVKVIRVDAEDQFMGHLAGVSDPEQKRKIIGREFVEVFDKESGKLVNAKWLAQGTIYPDVIESAGKGKKGQTIKSHHNVGGLPEHMKLSLLEPLRELFKDEVRKLGVALGLPHDMVYRHPFPGPGLGVRILGEVKKEYADLLRQADAIFIEELRNTPYEATIVPGFDQDAVPKNWYDATSQAFAVFLPVKSVGVMGDGRTYEYVVALRAVQTQDFMTAHWAHLPHSLLGKVSNRIINEVRGINRVVYDISGKPPATIEWE
- a CDS encoding FxDxF family PEP-CTERM protein, coding for MIFASILFALSAGVASANDIQVNAGVIPTDPLNPWSEIFNHTSGSFTDTIDFTVPYPYLSSSANPLYLTLHGTQVTNIASLVYTVYGGVSGSSGAAIVSYSGDGTSYDLPLTAAGPYHIEVKGLVSGSNTKGSYALALVSSVPEEQTYVMMLMGIGMMGYVARRRQRRG
- the guaB gene encoding IMP dehydrogenase, whose amino-acid sequence is MRLLQKALTFDDVLLVPAYSNVLPADTSLKTRLTRNITLNIPLLSAAMDTVTEARLAIAMAQEGGIGIIHKNLNPKDQAREVARVKRFEAGVLRDPITIPPTMKIRDVIKLTEQYGISGFPVVEGKEVVGIITNRDLRFEQELDAEARAKMTPRDKLVYVKEDADTTEAKRLMNKHRLERVLVVNDAFELRGLITVKDIQKSHEHPLASKDSQGKLLVGAAVGVGAKDEERIDLLVAAGVDVLVVDTAHGHSQGILDRVKWIKTKYPHVDVIGGNIATAAAAKALVEYGADAVKVGIGPGSICTTRIVAGVGVPQITAISNVAEALEGTGVPCIADGGIRFSGDISKALAAGASTVMMGSMFAGTEEAPGEVILYQGRSYKSYRGMGSLGAMSDGSADRYFQDATMKADKFVPEGIEGRVAYKGSVLAIIFQLVGGVRQSMGYCGCATIDELRNKAEFVEITSAGMRESHVHDVQITKEAPNYRSGD
- a CDS encoding PstS family phosphate ABC transporter substrate-binding protein gives rise to the protein MASSCRFRSHLRLLLGGLLAASTASASAAGASRSLDATLPTYQPQRVSISPDASYLAADGAVHLSGAEHVQYIVERFNTLFTSSHPDIRFAVDGKGTTSAVPLLMHGKTLFGAMGRAINPIEAVPYRKIVGADALEIRIARTSSDTSGHLATTLAVYVNRSNPLTQISAENVARILSISNPNGDYSAWGQLGLKGEWTQRAIHPYGTSEYTGFGDYLQQTHLHGRQLAPLHEQLGNTEAILKRIGSDLAGIGIAAIGMENPQVRQLAILNEARQLTTGTPAEVSDGSYPYGRWLYFYVRRLPGKPVDPLVREYLRLVLSLHGQQIIADQPDGYIPLTAAQAAAELSKLD
- a CDS encoding PstS family phosphate ABC transporter substrate-binding protein; the encoded protein is MNLNNPLPGLSIQQFAQIFTAGAQQGDLNTWSQLGLNGEYAQRRIHAYGLRDDGGFATGMRVARFGGRPFAIKYEALPTREAVLRAVAADPFGIGLLGWVDAAKTTSQVRVLPLATNNGGDYHTPAYDEVRRGQYPLSAAVQFYVNRAPGKAARSVGARVSATRSVARRTGYPGAPIRLGRRLCTT
- a CDS encoding FxDxF family PEP-CTERM protein translates to MNFLKVLRTAAVSILVAGFWMNSAFAGANGDTINATYYYPDTASHYNDFGTIVVGTSDVFTDPQGNFQLRITDTQIIADHFTPDTFWSPAVFNGLILTNFTKNFSSYTLDGSTNMVGFGVSNFSVFGNVLAINWQSLSFNSNTKVVLNISAVPEPEPYAMLLVGLGLVGAIARRRQRS